One part of the Gadus macrocephalus chromosome 8, ASM3116895v1 genome encodes these proteins:
- the LOC132462632 gene encoding uncharacterized protein KIAA0040 homolog: MADKKGSVLDFFNQLWSFAADKHNQGVYNTVCLAVLLALPLLVLLTSLVVCCHYCCGGSGCCCCCCRRRRDKGAITARSDTKKKKKQNRGDTEDLWISVKTGQMTPDRIAMEMV, from the coding sequence ATGGCGGATAAAAAGGGCAGCGTGCTGGACTTCTTCAACCAGCTGTGGAGCTTTGCTGCGGACAAACACAACCAAGGGGTGTACAACACGGTGTGCCTGGCCGTCCTGCTggccctccccctgctggtCCTGCTCACCTCGCTGGTGGTCTGCTGTCACTACTGCTGTGGCGGCAgtggctgttgctgctgctgctgccgccgccgaagGGACAAGGGGGCCATAACCGCGAGGTCGgacacaaagaagaagaaaaagcagAACAGGGGGGACACGGAGGACTTGTGGATCTCCGTGAAGACGGGACAGATGACGCCGGACCGTATCGCCATGGAGATGGTGTAG